From a region of the Corallococcus coralloides DSM 2259 genome:
- a CDS encoding class I SAM-dependent methyltransferase, with protein MERRKDWYEHPEYYEAIFGTDTVREADFLQELSRRFGTGGNQWLEPACGAGRLVAEAASRGLKVAGYDLSEAMLAHARKRLSPAERRRVKLSQARMEDFFDPALEGRVDLAHTLVSTFRYLDSEKAAVEHLTGTRRLLKPDGIYVLGFHLTDYARSGPEHERWVGQVGKDKVVCNTHEGLPEQRLRRSPMRNRLRVTGPDKDWLIETTWYFRTYDEAQVKRLFRKSGLRVAATFDFDYDLDSPVGRGSPRLDRVFVLKPDTASKA; from the coding sequence ATGGAACGACGCAAGGACTGGTACGAGCATCCGGAGTACTACGAGGCCATCTTCGGCACGGACACCGTGCGCGAGGCGGACTTCCTCCAGGAGCTGAGCCGGCGCTTCGGCACCGGAGGCAACCAGTGGCTGGAGCCCGCGTGCGGCGCCGGCCGGCTGGTGGCGGAGGCCGCGAGCCGGGGCCTGAAGGTCGCGGGCTACGACTTGTCGGAGGCCATGCTCGCGCACGCGCGCAAGCGCCTGTCCCCCGCGGAGCGCCGCCGCGTGAAGCTGTCCCAGGCGCGCATGGAGGACTTCTTCGACCCGGCGCTGGAGGGGCGCGTGGACCTGGCCCACACGCTGGTCTCCACCTTCCGCTACCTGGACAGCGAGAAGGCCGCGGTGGAGCACCTCACCGGCACCCGGCGCCTGCTCAAGCCGGACGGCATCTACGTGCTGGGCTTCCACCTCACGGACTACGCGCGCTCAGGCCCGGAGCACGAGCGCTGGGTGGGGCAGGTGGGCAAGGACAAGGTCGTGTGCAACACGCACGAGGGCCTGCCGGAGCAGCGCCTGCGCCGCTCGCCCATGCGCAACCGCCTGCGCGTCACCGGGCCGGACAAGGACTGGCTCATCGAGACGACGTGGTACTTCCGCACGTACGACGAGGCCCAGGTGAAGCGCCTGTTCCGCAAGTCCGGCCTGCGCGTCGCGGCCACGTTCGACTTCGACTACGACCTGGACTCGCCCGTGGGGCGCGGCAGCCCGCGGCTGGACCGCGTCTTCGTGCTGAAGCCGGACACCGCCTCCAAGGCCTGA
- a CDS encoding ZIP family metal transporter — translation MSPVVAEVLLYSFIVVVSALAGAGVVIFNDRSTRLVTFLAFAAGVMFGAAFFHMLPEAYEGGGWWAFALVPMGFLFVLVLERYLVAHTCEEPPDCAEHVHGHALGFSAFLGLSTHTLFDGIALGSAVKEGVGAMALLAITAHKVPSSLSLASILQAEGKKRGTILAYTALYGLMVPVGAVLYFGFDAVLSFQSLAPKALAFSAGTFLYIAVSDLLPHVNKHGRDKPGRNLVALAAGLLVMFVLARVLGHTEH, via the coding sequence ATGTCGCCGGTCGTAGCCGAAGTCCTCCTGTACTCCTTCATCGTCGTGGTGAGCGCGCTGGCCGGCGCGGGCGTGGTCATCTTCAATGACCGCTCCACGCGGCTCGTGACGTTCCTGGCCTTCGCGGCGGGCGTGATGTTCGGAGCGGCCTTCTTCCACATGCTCCCGGAGGCGTACGAGGGCGGCGGCTGGTGGGCCTTCGCGCTCGTGCCCATGGGCTTCCTCTTCGTGCTGGTGCTGGAGCGCTACCTCGTGGCCCACACCTGCGAGGAGCCGCCGGACTGCGCGGAGCACGTGCACGGCCACGCGCTGGGCTTCAGCGCGTTCCTGGGCCTGTCCACGCACACGCTCTTCGACGGCATTGCCCTGGGCTCCGCGGTGAAGGAGGGCGTGGGCGCCATGGCGCTCCTGGCCATCACCGCGCACAAGGTGCCCTCGTCGCTGTCGCTCGCGTCCATCCTCCAGGCGGAAGGCAAGAAGCGCGGCACCATCCTGGCGTACACCGCGCTGTACGGCCTGATGGTGCCGGTGGGCGCGGTGCTCTACTTCGGCTTCGACGCGGTGCTGAGCTTCCAGTCGCTGGCGCCCAAGGCCCTGGCCTTCTCCGCCGGCACCTTCCTCTACATCGCCGTGTCGGACCTGCTGCCGCACGTGAACAAGCACGGGCGGGACAAGCCCGGCCGCAACCTGGTGGCATTGGCAGCCGGGTTGCTGGTGATGTTCGTGCTCGCGCGCGTCCTGGGACACACGGAGCACTGA
- a CDS encoding COG3014 family protein yields the protein MSNLPDIASQAPRVPAASPVAARWGLLFIVALSALGFGTGCASDYVARTASARSAYQSSDYPRALRELDGEQKEAPERDQLLLLLDKGMVLHAAGQWEESTKVLAQADDLSAQLDITSVSEEAGILLSNERRRAYRGEDFEKLMISVLQALNYAELGRDEDALVEVRRVNERLEKMITEEKKPYEQLAIARYLGGVLYEDQHEWDSAFIDYMKAYELEPRLGGLVEPLLRLAKKTGRDDAYETLSQKFPDVAHDAVGPGEGQLVVVVEAGLAPQKERASRDYGDSGDLIEVPVYRDRGGTPPVRVSVQGQAQAAVTVTSLSRVAQVHLNDRIGRMLAKQLAGAVAKAGVAAGVGALTKSKELGVLTFLVLNAGNQADLRSWLSLPAEFQVARFRLPPGNHTVQVDAPGRPTTHLVEVKPGRVEVLVVRSY from the coding sequence GTGTCCAACCTCCCCGACATCGCATCCCAGGCCCCGCGCGTCCCCGCCGCTTCCCCGGTGGCGGCGCGTTGGGGCCTGCTGTTCATCGTGGCCCTGAGCGCCTTGGGCTTCGGCACCGGCTGCGCCAGCGACTACGTGGCGCGCACGGCCTCCGCGCGCTCGGCGTACCAGTCCTCCGACTATCCGCGCGCCCTGCGTGAGCTGGACGGCGAGCAGAAGGAAGCCCCCGAGCGCGACCAGCTCCTGTTGCTCCTGGACAAGGGCATGGTGCTGCACGCGGCAGGGCAGTGGGAGGAGAGCACGAAGGTGCTGGCCCAGGCGGATGACCTGAGCGCGCAGCTGGACATCACCTCCGTGAGTGAAGAGGCCGGCATCCTGCTCAGCAACGAGCGGCGCCGCGCCTACCGGGGAGAGGACTTCGAGAAGCTGATGATCTCCGTCCTCCAGGCGCTCAACTACGCGGAGCTGGGCCGGGATGAGGACGCGCTCGTGGAGGTCCGCCGCGTCAACGAGCGCCTGGAGAAGATGATCACCGAGGAGAAGAAGCCGTACGAACAGCTCGCCATCGCGCGCTACCTGGGCGGCGTGCTGTACGAGGACCAGCACGAGTGGGACTCGGCCTTCATCGACTACATGAAGGCGTACGAGCTGGAGCCCCGGCTGGGCGGGCTGGTGGAGCCCCTGTTGCGGCTGGCGAAGAAGACCGGCCGTGACGACGCCTACGAGACGCTCTCCCAGAAGTTCCCGGACGTGGCGCACGATGCGGTGGGCCCCGGTGAGGGGCAGCTCGTCGTGGTGGTGGAGGCGGGGCTGGCGCCGCAGAAGGAGCGGGCGTCGCGCGACTACGGCGACTCCGGGGACCTGATTGAGGTGCCCGTGTACCGGGACCGCGGTGGCACACCGCCGGTGCGCGTGTCGGTGCAGGGACAGGCGCAAGCGGCGGTGACGGTGACGTCGCTGTCGCGCGTGGCCCAGGTGCACCTGAACGACCGCATCGGCCGCATGCTGGCGAAGCAGCTGGCGGGCGCGGTGGCGAAGGCGGGCGTGGCCGCGGGCGTGGGCGCGCTCACCAAGAGCAAGGAGCTGGGCGTGCTCACCTTCCTGGTGCTCAACGCGGGCAACCAGGCCGACCTGCGCTCCTGGCTTTCACTGCCGGCGGAGTTCCAGGTGGCGCGCTTCCGGCTTCCTCCGGGAAATCACACCGTCCAGGTGGATGCACCGGGCCGGCCCACCACCCACCTGGTGGAGGTGAAGCCAGGGCGGGTGGAGGTGCTGGTGGTGCGAAGCTACTGA
- the lpoB gene encoding penicillin-binding protein activator LpoB, with amino-acid sequence MNTRRLLLSALVAVSLAGCGGPRAFTRGTYEDPNTIEMLGDRFNENDLQLIAKKMAESLANAPRFAQPPPQGAALPIVLVGKLRNSTSEHIDMRSLGDKIQTALAQTGRFALVDQQARQDIAEEYEYQQSGYVNPNAAKAPGQQASVDFLMTGDLASIIQEVGRDKLVYYKMTAKLNDVRTGTIAWTDEKQIRKKFEKQGVSW; translated from the coding sequence ATGAACACCCGCCGCCTGTTGCTGTCCGCCCTCGTCGCCGTGTCGCTCGCCGGCTGTGGAGGCCCCCGCGCCTTCACGCGCGGCACCTACGAGGACCCCAACACCATCGAGATGCTGGGGGACCGCTTCAACGAGAACGACCTGCAGCTCATCGCGAAGAAGATGGCCGAGTCGCTCGCCAACGCCCCGCGCTTCGCGCAGCCCCCGCCGCAGGGCGCGGCCCTGCCCATCGTCCTCGTGGGCAAGCTGCGCAACAGCACCAGTGAGCACATCGACATGCGCTCGCTGGGGGACAAGATCCAGACGGCGCTCGCGCAGACGGGCCGCTTCGCGCTGGTGGACCAGCAGGCGCGCCAGGACATCGCGGAGGAGTACGAGTACCAGCAGTCCGGCTACGTGAACCCGAACGCCGCCAAGGCCCCGGGCCAGCAGGCGTCGGTGGACTTCCTGATGACGGGCGACCTCGCCTCCATCATCCAGGAGGTCGGCCGCGACAAGCTCGTCTATTACAAGATGACGGCGAAGCTGAACGACGTGCGCACCGGCACGATTGCGTGGACGGACGAGAAGCAGATCCGCAAGAAGTTCGAGAAGCAGGGCGTGAGCTGGTAG
- a CDS encoding mechanosensitive ion channel family protein has product MKRHASRVLVALLLLGCVLGGLPVLALNNGLGQVPQDLDRASPRATAQGFLDAVHRGDYPRAAYYLYLDHLPAAEQPAQGAQLARKLKFVLDRELSVDTSVLPKTPEGESPNSRFVSLGAIPLKGESVPIRLQRIAVEGTPTWVVSEPTVKMVDPLFEEYGPLLTETLPAFFFERTVLGLEPWQWLGLVVTLLSAWILSYLLEKLLLAAGLRVARWTRIAWDDQIIGAGRGPLRLPFFALLLALGTSFLLLPPKLKLLSDRVSYSLTIVAVAWFILRFLRVSEAYVQSRVASESSPHRRARSLRTQLAVLRAVFEVATYVIAAALLLMQFEVVRNVGVSLLASAGIAGLAIGLAAQKSLSSLLAGIQLSITQPVSIGDNVLVEGEFGTVEEITLTYVVLRIWDQRRMVIPINQFLDKPFQNWSKGSPEIMGTVILQVDYMADIDALRAELDRILANEAKDLWDGRVKTLVVFDVMDKTLTVRALVSAANSSKLGDLRFLVRERLVVFLRSKPHWLPMVRSESRPAQPPPSRDDQEDAIQGAPEPRS; this is encoded by the coding sequence ATGAAGCGCCATGCCTCCCGGGTCCTGGTGGCCCTCCTTCTCCTGGGGTGCGTCCTCGGGGGCCTCCCCGTCCTGGCCCTCAACAACGGCCTGGGGCAGGTCCCCCAGGACCTGGACCGCGCGTCGCCTCGCGCCACGGCGCAGGGCTTCCTGGACGCGGTGCATCGCGGGGACTACCCCCGCGCCGCCTACTACCTCTACCTGGACCACCTTCCGGCGGCCGAGCAGCCCGCGCAGGGCGCCCAGCTGGCGCGGAAGCTGAAATTCGTCCTGGACCGCGAGCTGTCGGTGGACACGTCCGTCCTGCCGAAGACGCCGGAGGGCGAGTCCCCCAATTCACGCTTCGTGTCGCTGGGGGCCATCCCGCTCAAGGGCGAGAGCGTGCCCATCCGGCTGCAGCGCATCGCCGTGGAGGGCACGCCCACCTGGGTGGTGTCGGAGCCCACCGTGAAGATGGTGGACCCGCTCTTCGAGGAGTACGGCCCGCTGCTCACCGAAACGCTCCCGGCCTTCTTCTTCGAGCGCACGGTGCTGGGGCTGGAGCCGTGGCAGTGGCTGGGACTCGTGGTGACGCTCCTGAGCGCGTGGATCCTCTCCTATCTCCTGGAGAAGCTCCTGCTGGCCGCCGGGCTGCGGGTGGCGCGCTGGACGCGCATCGCCTGGGACGACCAGATTATCGGCGCGGGCCGGGGGCCCCTGCGGCTGCCCTTCTTCGCCCTCCTCCTGGCGCTGGGCACCTCGTTCCTGCTCCTGCCTCCCAAGCTGAAACTGCTGAGCGACCGGGTGAGCTACTCCCTCACCATCGTCGCGGTGGCGTGGTTCATCCTGCGCTTCCTCCGCGTGTCGGAGGCCTACGTCCAGAGCCGCGTCGCCTCCGAGTCCAGCCCCCACCGCCGCGCGCGCTCGCTGCGCACGCAGCTGGCCGTGCTGCGCGCCGTCTTCGAGGTCGCCACCTACGTCATCGCCGCCGCGCTGCTGCTCATGCAGTTCGAGGTGGTGCGCAACGTGGGCGTGTCGCTGCTCGCCTCCGCCGGTATCGCCGGCCTCGCCATCGGTCTCGCCGCGCAGAAGTCGCTGTCCTCGCTGCTCGCCGGCATCCAGCTGTCCATCACCCAGCCCGTCAGCATTGGCGACAACGTGCTGGTGGAGGGCGAGTTCGGCACGGTGGAGGAGATCACCCTCACGTACGTCGTGCTGCGCATCTGGGACCAGCGGCGCATGGTCATCCCCATCAACCAGTTCCTGGACAAGCCGTTCCAGAACTGGAGCAAGGGGTCCCCGGAAATCATGGGCACCGTCATCCTCCAGGTGGACTACATGGCGGACATCGACGCGCTGCGCGCGGAGCTGGACCGCATCCTCGCGAATGAGGCGAAGGACCTGTGGGATGGCCGGGTGAAGACGCTGGTCGTCTTCGACGTGATGGACAAGACCCTCACCGTGCGTGCCCTGGTGAGCGCGGCGAACTCCAGCAAGCTGGGTGACCTGCGCTTCCTCGTGCGCGAGCGGCTGGTCGTCTTCCTGCGCTCGAAGCCCCACTGGTTGCCCATGGTGCGCAGCGAGTCCCGTCCCGCGCAGCCTCCGCCCTCCCGGGACGACCAGGAGGACGCCATCCAGGGCGCGCCGGAGCCCCGGTCCTGA
- a CDS encoding response regulator, with the protein MSEEKRRILLIDDSEITLAMEKAVLEARGYEVVATSTLMEFEKTLQSWRPDLILTDIHMPEAKGTDICRTLKNEYNTQDIPIVLFSSLPDDELSKLAEQVGADGSLSKVNGLEAMGEKIDELVQSILW; encoded by the coding sequence GTGTCCGAAGAGAAGCGAAGAATCCTCCTCATTGACGACAGCGAGATCACCCTCGCCATGGAGAAGGCCGTCCTGGAGGCGCGGGGCTATGAGGTCGTGGCCACCTCCACGCTCATGGAGTTTGAGAAAACGCTTCAGAGCTGGCGGCCGGACCTCATCCTCACGGACATCCACATGCCCGAGGCCAAGGGCACGGACATCTGCCGCACGCTGAAGAACGAGTACAACACGCAGGACATCCCCATCGTGTTGTTCTCCAGCCTGCCGGACGACGAGCTGTCGAAGCTGGCCGAGCAGGTGGGCGCGGATGGCTCTCTCTCCAAGGTGAACGGCCTGGAGGCGATGGGCGAGAAGATCGACGAACTGGTGCAGAGCATCCTCTGGTGA
- a CDS encoding cytochrome c family protein, which produces MTMRAAVLAVLVSALLTGCRRQEPRAPESGAGSVPGQQQASAPTPAAPPGAVLFISADTRGYLGPCGCSENMRGGIGRAAFQVQQARQGGQPVLYIDGGNSLFGETHLKADQVPQEERKAKALADAFRTMGIAARATGELDDTRGADFRKGLGLPEIPSGGVKVLDAGTRKVGVVAAASGEALVKASQQAREQGADFVVGLLDQPLEAAQAAAALPGLAANLVVATHSASEFSAEENRLVRSDVPVVAVQSKGRSLLRVDLTYAPAKGPFTPQRSQGDVEREVTALEQRIALLDKEIALPGIDPKLKALKQGKRDELAARKQGLLTAPPAPAADVNGFALRFLPLESNLPSAPDTQALVKAYDADVGQLNLAWAKAHGQDCPLPEKGQAGFVGSAVCADCHPDATGVWERTKHHHAWETLEEVGKQHHLNCVGCHVTGWQKPGGVCRLDKVAGREDVGCESCHGPGSKHVDAPSPATIVGKPGEAVCVTCHNTENSPHFDFATYLPRILGPGHGGTGKSGQAGEPPAK; this is translated from the coding sequence ATGACGATGCGCGCGGCCGTCCTCGCGGTGCTCGTGAGCGCGCTCCTCACCGGTTGCAGACGCCAGGAGCCGCGCGCCCCGGAGAGCGGCGCGGGCAGCGTCCCCGGGCAGCAGCAGGCCTCCGCCCCCACTCCCGCCGCGCCTCCGGGCGCCGTGCTGTTCATCTCCGCGGACACGCGTGGCTACCTGGGCCCCTGCGGCTGCAGCGAGAACATGCGCGGCGGCATTGGCCGGGCGGCGTTCCAGGTGCAGCAGGCGCGTCAGGGCGGCCAGCCGGTGCTGTACATCGACGGCGGCAACAGCCTCTTCGGGGAGACGCACCTCAAGGCGGACCAGGTGCCCCAGGAGGAGCGCAAGGCGAAGGCGCTCGCGGACGCGTTCCGCACCATGGGCATCGCCGCGCGAGCCACGGGCGAATTGGACGACACGCGCGGCGCGGACTTCCGAAAGGGCCTGGGCCTGCCGGAGATTCCCTCGGGCGGCGTGAAGGTGCTGGACGCGGGGACGCGCAAGGTCGGCGTGGTGGCCGCGGCTTCCGGCGAAGCGCTGGTGAAGGCCAGTCAGCAGGCTCGCGAGCAGGGCGCGGACTTCGTGGTGGGCCTGCTGGACCAGCCGCTGGAGGCCGCGCAGGCCGCCGCCGCGTTGCCGGGCCTCGCCGCGAACCTGGTGGTGGCCACGCACAGCGCCAGTGAGTTCTCCGCCGAGGAGAACCGGCTGGTGCGCTCCGACGTGCCGGTGGTGGCGGTGCAGAGCAAGGGGCGCTCGCTGTTGCGCGTGGACCTGACGTACGCGCCGGCGAAGGGGCCCTTCACGCCGCAGCGTTCGCAGGGAGACGTGGAGCGGGAGGTGACGGCGCTGGAGCAGCGCATCGCGCTCCTGGACAAGGAGATCGCCCTGCCCGGCATCGACCCGAAGCTGAAGGCGCTGAAGCAGGGCAAGCGCGACGAGCTCGCGGCGCGCAAGCAGGGCCTCCTCACCGCGCCGCCCGCGCCCGCCGCGGACGTCAACGGCTTCGCGCTGCGCTTCCTGCCGCTGGAGTCGAACCTGCCCAGCGCGCCGGACACACAGGCGCTGGTGAAGGCGTACGACGCGGACGTGGGCCAGCTGAACCTCGCGTGGGCGAAGGCGCATGGCCAGGACTGCCCGCTTCCGGAGAAGGGCCAGGCGGGCTTCGTCGGCAGCGCGGTGTGCGCGGACTGCCACCCGGATGCGACCGGCGTGTGGGAGCGCACGAAGCACCACCACGCGTGGGAGACGCTGGAAGAGGTGGGCAAGCAGCACCACCTCAACTGCGTGGGCTGTCACGTCACCGGCTGGCAGAAGCCCGGCGGCGTGTGCCGGCTGGACAAGGTGGCGGGCCGCGAGGACGTGGGCTGCGAGAGCTGCCACGGTCCGGGCTCCAAGCACGTCGACGCGCCGAGCCCCGCGACCATCGTGGGCAAGCCGGGAGAGGCCGTGTGCGTCACCTGCCACAACACGGAGAACTCGCCGCACTTCGATTTCGCCACCTACCTGCCTCGCATCCTCGGTCCCGGTCATGGCGGAACGGGAAAGAGCGGGCAGGCAGGCGAGCCGCCGGCGAAATAG